In a single window of the Dinghuibacter silviterrae genome:
- the rhaT gene encoding L-rhamnose/proton symporter RhaT translates to MQVIAGIFFHFIGGFASGSFYMPYKKVRGWHWENYWIIGGLFSWLIVPPLAAWLTVPGFADIIRNTPAETIRYTMLFGVLWGVGGLTYGLGVRYLGMSLGNSVVLGFCSAFGALVPSIYYNFFPADGKTTFNDLLTTSWGRVVLAGVLVCLLGIYICGRAGMRKERELPEEEKKKSVSEFSLVKGLVVAVISGILSACFNFGIEAGKPMAEAAVKAGFNPLYQNNVIYITLLWGGLATNGIWCLILNLRNRSFGDYTDKRTPLLKNYLFSALAGTTWFLQFFFYGMGESKLGNGASSWILHMAFIILVANAWGLALKEWKGVSRRTKTTIALGIGAILLSVVIVGVGNALK, encoded by the coding sequence ATGCAAGTCATCGCAGGTATTTTTTTCCACTTTATAGGCGGGTTCGCCTCCGGTAGTTTCTATATGCCGTACAAAAAGGTGCGGGGTTGGCACTGGGAAAATTATTGGATCATCGGGGGGCTTTTCTCCTGGCTGATCGTCCCGCCCCTCGCGGCCTGGCTGACGGTTCCGGGTTTTGCCGACATCATCCGGAATACCCCGGCGGAAACCATCCGGTATACGATGCTCTTTGGGGTTTTGTGGGGCGTAGGGGGGCTCACGTATGGATTGGGCGTCCGTTACCTGGGCATGTCCCTCGGCAACTCCGTGGTGCTGGGTTTTTGCTCGGCCTTTGGCGCCCTGGTGCCGTCGATCTATTATAACTTTTTTCCCGCTGACGGTAAGACGACCTTCAACGACCTGCTGACCACTTCCTGGGGCCGGGTTGTTCTTGCAGGTGTCCTGGTTTGTCTGCTGGGGATCTATATCTGCGGACGGGCGGGCATGCGCAAGGAACGTGAGCTGCCTGAGGAAGAAAAGAAGAAAAGCGTCTCCGAATTCAGTCTCGTCAAAGGGCTGGTGGTGGCCGTGATCAGCGGCATCCTGAGCGCCTGTTTCAACTTCGGGATCGAGGCCGGCAAACCGATGGCGGAAGCCGCTGTAAAAGCCGGGTTCAACCCGCTCTACCAGAACAACGTCATTTACATCACCCTCCTGTGGGGTGGGTTGGCGACCAACGGGATCTGGTGTTTGATCCTCAACCTGCGCAACCGTTCCTTTGGGGACTATACCGACAAGCGCACACCCTTGTTAAAGAACTACCTGTTCTCCGCCCTCGCGGGTACGACCTGGTTCCTCCAGTTCTTTTTCTATGGCATGGGCGAGAGCAAGCTGGGGAATGGAGCCAGTTCGTGGATATTGCACATGGCGTTTATCATCCTCGTGGCGAATGCCTGGGGGCTGGCGCTGAAGGAATGGAAGGGGGTGAGCCGGCGCACCAAGACGACGATCGCGTTGGGCATTGGAGCGATCCTCCTGTCGGTGGTGATCGTCGGAGTTGGGAATGCACTCAAATAA
- a CDS encoding TIM barrel protein: MLQTLSMHISRTTIAEHNDQRMFAHERRFNHLASETPQALSVLPLLEAFQVAIPSWALGAGGTRFGRFGLGGEPRNLEEKIADVGLLHALNRSSGAISLHIPWDIPEDAERIKALATRYGLVFDAMNSNTFQDQPGQPLSYKYGSLQHVDKAVRKQAIDHNIEVIRYGEVLGSKSLTVWLADGSCFPGQLNFREAFQRTLESLHEIYAALPADWKLFLEYKAFEPNFYSTTVADWGQSLLAVSKLGPQAYTLVDLGHHLQGANIEQIVALLLMEGKLGGFHFNDSKYGDDDLTVGSIKPYQLFLIFCELVEGMDARGMLHSRDLGWMIDASHNVKDPLEDLLQSVEAIKIAYAQALLVDRAALREARAASDVVRAQEVLQAAYRTDVRPLVAEARLRAGGALEPLALYRAGEVRRRLTEERGSGGRATGL; this comes from the coding sequence ATGCTTCAAACCCTTTCCATGCACATTTCCCGGACAACGATTGCCGAGCACAACGACCAACGCATGTTCGCCCATGAGCGCCGGTTTAACCACCTGGCGTCCGAAACGCCCCAGGCTTTATCGGTGCTCCCCCTCCTGGAAGCCTTCCAGGTCGCCATTCCCTCCTGGGCCCTGGGGGCCGGTGGGACCCGTTTCGGCCGTTTCGGCCTCGGTGGGGAACCCCGTAACCTCGAAGAAAAGATCGCCGACGTGGGGCTTCTTCACGCCCTCAACCGGTCCAGTGGCGCCATTTCCCTGCACATCCCCTGGGACATCCCGGAGGACGCGGAACGGATCAAGGCCCTGGCTACGCGCTACGGGCTGGTCTTTGATGCCATGAACTCCAACACCTTCCAGGATCAGCCGGGGCAACCCCTGAGTTATAAATACGGTTCCCTTCAACACGTCGACAAGGCGGTGCGAAAACAGGCAATCGACCACAACATCGAAGTCATCCGATATGGCGAAGTGCTGGGGTCCAAGTCCTTGACCGTCTGGTTGGCCGACGGTTCCTGTTTCCCCGGTCAGCTCAACTTCCGGGAAGCGTTCCAGCGGACCCTGGAAAGCCTGCACGAGATTTACGCGGCGCTCCCCGCCGATTGGAAGCTTTTCCTCGAATACAAGGCTTTCGAACCCAATTTTTATTCCACCACTGTCGCCGACTGGGGACAGTCCTTGCTCGCCGTGAGCAAGCTCGGACCCCAGGCGTATACCCTCGTCGACCTGGGACACCACCTCCAGGGCGCCAACATTGAACAGATCGTGGCCCTTTTGCTCATGGAGGGAAAGCTGGGCGGTTTCCACTTCAACGACTCCAAGTACGGAGATGACGACCTGACCGTGGGTAGCATCAAACCCTACCAGTTGTTCCTGATCTTTTGCGAGCTCGTCGAAGGCATGGACGCCCGCGGGATGTTGCATTCCCGGGACCTGGGCTGGATGATCGACGCTTCCCACAACGTCAAGGACCCCCTGGAAGACCTACTCCAGTCCGTGGAAGCCATTAAGATCGCTTATGCCCAGGCGCTCCTCGTCGACCGCGCCGCCCTCCGTGAGGCCCGGGCGGCCAGCGACGTGGTCAGGGCCCAGGAAGTCCTCCAGGCTGCCTACCGGACGGACGTCCGCCCGCTGGTGGCGGAGGCCCGGCTTCGCGCGGGCGGGGCCTTGGAGCCGCTCGCGTTGTATCGCGCCGGCGAGGTGCGGCGGCGGCTCACAGAGGAGCGCGGGAGCGGGGGGCGCGCCACCGGCCTCTAG
- a CDS encoding glycoside hydrolase family 88/105 protein produces MMKRMNLAALVLVLGLGAPAQPHPVPYPHFPPKDSTLRVMNRVAHWQLEEWKGEGMKYPAWDWVNAVSYTGLFALGQLSGDTTYWNTLRCIGDSLQWETGPARTMADDYCIGQTYAQLYIATEARPPAGTASRPLPAASMLRPFRHLADSLLRLPHSESLEWKNHVQLRQWAWCDALFMGPPGLAYLSTATGDRRYLDLADSLWWKTTAYLYAPGDSLYYRDSRYFGQHEANGQPMFWSRGNGWVMAGLVRMLANMPERYPDRPRFIRLYREMAARVAGLQQPDGTWHASLLDPANFPGPETSGTGLYCYALAWGINRGLLPAARYATVVANAWAALMRAVQPDGRLGYVQQIGENPQRTGASSTEAYGTGAFLLAGTEVYKMGR; encoded by the coding sequence ATGATGAAACGAATGAACCTGGCCGCACTTGTGCTGGTCCTTGGCCTGGGCGCGCCCGCGCAGCCCCATCCGGTCCCGTACCCGCACTTCCCTCCGAAGGATTCCACGCTGCGTGTCATGAACCGCGTCGCCCACTGGCAGTTGGAAGAATGGAAGGGCGAGGGAATGAAGTACCCCGCCTGGGACTGGGTAAACGCGGTGTCGTATACCGGGTTGTTCGCGTTGGGGCAGCTTTCGGGGGATACCACGTATTGGAATACCCTTCGCTGCATCGGCGATTCTTTACAATGGGAGACGGGGCCCGCCAGGACCATGGCGGATGATTATTGCATCGGGCAGACGTATGCGCAGCTTTATATCGCCACCGAGGCCCGGCCGCCAGCGGGCACCGCGTCCCGGCCGCTCCCTGCGGCTTCCATGCTCCGCCCCTTCCGGCACCTCGCCGATTCCCTCCTGCGGCTGCCGCACAGCGAATCGCTGGAATGGAAAAACCACGTGCAACTGCGCCAGTGGGCCTGGTGCGACGCCCTTTTTATGGGCCCTCCCGGTCTGGCCTACCTGTCGACGGCTACGGGCGACCGGCGGTACCTCGACCTTGCCGACAGCCTTTGGTGGAAGACGACCGCCTATCTCTACGCCCCGGGCGATAGCCTATATTACCGCGACAGCCGCTACTTTGGTCAGCACGAAGCCAATGGACAACCGATGTTTTGGTCGCGGGGGAACGGCTGGGTGATGGCAGGTCTTGTAAGGATGCTCGCCAATATGCCGGAACGCTATCCCGACCGGCCGCGGTTTATACGACTCTACCGGGAAATGGCGGCGCGTGTGGCCGGTCTGCAACAACCCGATGGAACCTGGCATGCTTCTCTCCTGGACCCGGCCAACTTTCCGGGACCGGAAACCAGCGGTACGGGTTTATATTGTTACGCCCTCGCCTGGGGGATCAACCGCGGACTGCTCCCGGCAGCGCGTTACGCGACCGTCGTGGCGAACGCCTGGGCGGCGCTGATGCGTGCCGTCCAGCCGGACGGACGGCTGGGGTATGTACAACAGATCGGGGAAAACCCCCAACGGACGGGCGCCTCCAGTACGGAGGCCTATGGAACAGGCGCCTTTCTGCTGGCAGGAACGGAGGTGTACAAGATGGGCCGTTAA
- a CDS encoding GntR family transcriptional regulator, with the protein MNIYRLISVNELSVTPKYLQVADSILKGVEQGHLLRGDALPSINDLSFELDLAKDTVEKAYKHLKQSGIVGSVHGKGYFITGDAPTGKTRVFLLFNKLSAHKKIVYDAFAAALGGDALIDFYIYNNDYALFKRLLMDRKKDGYSHFVIIPHFQEGGEGATSLLNDIPKHQLILLDKLAPGITGVFGAVYERFREDIYQALTEALEPLSKYRTIKIIFPDYTYHPRDILEGFINFCRDYAFQNEVVSDLHAEKVQEGTAYISLMEDDLVVLVEKILDAGLTLGEAVGVISYNDTPLKRIILNGITTMSTDFHRMGTEAARLIKEGSTEHIALPFRLTLRKSL; encoded by the coding sequence ATGAATATTTACCGGCTGATCAGCGTCAACGAACTTTCGGTCACGCCCAAATACCTGCAGGTGGCGGACTCCATCCTGAAGGGCGTGGAGCAGGGTCACCTGCTGCGGGGGGACGCGCTTCCGTCCATCAACGACCTGAGCTTCGAACTGGACCTGGCGAAAGATACGGTGGAAAAGGCGTACAAGCACCTGAAGCAAAGCGGGATCGTGGGTTCGGTCCACGGAAAGGGTTATTTTATAACGGGGGATGCGCCTACCGGCAAGACCAGGGTGTTCCTGTTATTCAACAAACTCAGCGCGCACAAAAAGATCGTCTACGACGCCTTTGCGGCGGCGCTGGGCGGAGATGCGCTGATCGACTTCTATATCTATAACAACGACTATGCGCTTTTCAAACGGCTGCTGATGGACCGGAAGAAGGACGGCTACTCACACTTCGTCATCATACCGCATTTCCAGGAAGGAGGGGAAGGCGCCACCAGCCTTCTCAACGACATTCCCAAACACCAGCTCATCCTGCTCGACAAACTGGCGCCCGGTATCACGGGCGTCTTCGGGGCCGTCTATGAGCGCTTTCGTGAGGATATCTACCAGGCATTGACGGAGGCCCTGGAGCCCTTGTCCAAGTACCGGACCATTAAGATTATTTTTCCTGACTATACCTACCATCCCCGCGACATCCTGGAAGGGTTTATCAACTTCTGCCGCGACTATGCGTTCCAAAACGAGGTCGTCTCCGACCTGCACGCGGAAAAAGTACAGGAGGGCACGGCCTACATCAGCCTGATGGAGGATGACCTGGTCGTCCTGGTGGAAAAGATCCTGGACGCCGGTCTAACGCTGGGCGAAGCGGTGGGGGTGATTTCGTACAACGACACGCCCCTGAAGCGGATCATCCTCAACGGCATTACGACGATGTCTACCGACTTCCATCGCATGGGCACCGAAGCCGCGAGGCTTATCAAAGAAGGCAGCACGGAACACATCGCGCTGCCCTTCCGGTTGACGTTGCGCAAGTCTCTTTAA
- a CDS encoding bifunctional aldolase/short-chain dehydrogenase — translation MNFKHVSYLWDEAEAAKLKGDEVALLVYRSNLLGADLRLTNYGGGNTSAKVISKDPLTGKEVEVMWVKGSGGDLGTMKRSGLAALYVDRLRSLINVYEGVAKEDKMVELFNHCIYDLASKAPSIDTPLHGFLPFKHIDHLHPDAAIAIAAAKDGKRITRELFGGTIGWVEWQRPGFDLGLKLKACLDENPGIRGIMLGSHGLFTWGDTAYESYYNTLEVIECCAQYIEDNLGKKGPVFGGARMTSLDREARLRQASALAPVLRGLCSSRTGMVGHFTDDERVLEFINSHDLARLAPMGTSCPDHFLRTKISPLVLGLAPDADLADVKTALEPAWEAYRKMYADYYNTCKHPDSPAMRDANPVIILYPGVGMFAFAANKQTARVAAEFYTNAINVMKGAEAISAYTSLPRQEAFNIEYWLLEEAKLQRMPKPKPLSGRVALVTGSAGGIGKAIARKFIEEGACVLINDNDAARLSGATESFMSQFGRDAFAAEVLDVTAADTIQRAFAAAALAFGGVDIVVNCAGLSISKPLEEHTENDWDLLYDVLVKGQFLVTQAGVRVMRQQGFGGDVLNIVSKNALVSGPNNAGYGSAKAAQLHLSRLNAAELGKDHIRVNTVNPDAVITDSKIWEGAWAEGRAKAYGVTVAELPAYYAKRTLLNEIINPDDIANACFVFVGGLLDKSTGNVLNVDGGVAMAFVR, via the coding sequence ATGAATTTCAAGCACGTATCGTATCTGTGGGATGAGGCCGAAGCCGCCAAACTGAAAGGCGACGAGGTAGCCCTGTTGGTGTACCGCTCCAACCTTTTGGGCGCGGACCTGAGGCTGACCAATTATGGGGGTGGAAACACCTCCGCCAAAGTCATATCCAAAGACCCCCTGACGGGGAAAGAAGTTGAGGTCATGTGGGTAAAAGGCAGCGGAGGCGACCTGGGCACCATGAAGCGGAGCGGTCTGGCCGCCCTTTATGTAGACCGCCTGCGCAGCCTGATCAACGTCTATGAGGGGGTGGCCAAAGAGGACAAGATGGTAGAACTGTTCAATCATTGTATCTACGACCTGGCTTCGAAGGCGCCCTCCATCGACACCCCTCTTCATGGGTTCCTGCCTTTCAAACACATCGACCACCTTCACCCCGACGCCGCCATCGCCATCGCGGCGGCCAAAGACGGCAAACGCATCACCAGGGAACTTTTTGGCGGGACCATTGGTTGGGTGGAATGGCAACGGCCCGGTTTCGACCTGGGGTTGAAGCTGAAGGCCTGTCTCGACGAAAACCCGGGCATCCGGGGGATCATGCTAGGTTCTCACGGTTTGTTTACCTGGGGGGACACGGCGTATGAGAGCTATTACAACACCCTGGAGGTGATCGAATGCTGCGCGCAATACATTGAAGACAACCTAGGCAAGAAGGGGCCGGTTTTCGGTGGGGCGCGCATGACATCCCTCGATAGGGAAGCCCGGCTTCGCCAGGCCTCGGCCCTGGCACCAGTGCTCCGCGGGCTTTGCTCTTCCAGGACGGGCATGGTGGGTCACTTTACCGACGACGAACGCGTGCTGGAATTTATCAACTCCCATGACCTCGCCCGCCTGGCGCCCATGGGGACGAGTTGTCCGGACCATTTTTTGCGGACAAAAATATCCCCGTTGGTCCTGGGCCTTGCCCCGGATGCGGACCTGGCCGATGTAAAGACCGCGCTCGAACCTGCCTGGGAAGCGTACAGGAAAATGTATGCAGACTATTACAATACCTGCAAACATCCCGACAGCCCGGCCATGCGCGACGCCAATCCCGTCATCATTCTTTACCCGGGGGTGGGCATGTTTGCTTTTGCGGCCAATAAACAAACCGCCCGTGTCGCCGCCGAGTTTTATACAAACGCCATCAATGTGATGAAGGGGGCGGAGGCGATCAGTGCATATACTTCCCTGCCCCGGCAGGAGGCTTTTAATATCGAATACTGGCTCCTCGAAGAGGCCAAGCTCCAGCGCATGCCCAAACCCAAACCCCTGAGCGGGCGCGTGGCCCTCGTAACCGGCAGCGCCGGGGGGATCGGGAAGGCCATCGCCCGGAAATTTATCGAGGAGGGGGCGTGCGTGCTCATCAACGATAACGATGCGGCGCGGCTGTCTGGTGCCACCGAATCGTTCATGAGCCAGTTTGGCCGGGACGCCTTTGCCGCGGAGGTGCTGGACGTAACGGCGGCGGATACCATCCAACGCGCCTTTGCTGCCGCCGCGCTGGCCTTCGGGGGCGTGGACATCGTCGTCAACTGCGCGGGTTTGTCTATATCCAAACCCCTCGAAGAACATACCGAAAACGACTGGGACCTCCTGTACGACGTATTGGTCAAGGGCCAGTTCCTCGTCACGCAGGCGGGGGTACGGGTCATGCGCCAGCAGGGTTTTGGGGGCGACGTCCTGAACATCGTCTCCAAAAATGCCCTGGTCAGCGGTCCGAACAACGCCGGCTACGGTTCGGCCAAAGCCGCCCAGCTCCACCTAAGCCGGCTCAACGCCGCCGAGCTGGGGAAGGACCATATTCGCGTCAATACCGTCAACCCCGACGCCGTCATCACCGACAGTAAAATTTGGGAAGGCGCCTGGGCCGAAGGCCGCGCCAAGGCTTATGGGGTTACGGTGGCCGAACTTCCCGCCTACTATGCCAAACGGACCCTTCTGAACGAAATCATCAACCCGGACGACATCGCCAATGCCTGTTTCGTTTTTGTGGGCGGTCTTTTGGACAAATCGACCGGAAACGTGCTGAATGTGGACGGTGGCGTAGCCATGGCATTTGTTCGTTAA